The segment TCAGGTGTCTCAACTTTTTTCAgtcagtcaatcaatcaatcaatcaatcaagccaACAAGCCATCATTTTATTCACAAGAAATTTTCACAAAAGAACTTTATATCTGGAAGAAAGTAAATCAATAACAATAAGAAGATAAACAATAGTTTTTCTGGCATTCAAAAAATGAACAGAGGACCATAGGGCTAACATTTATTCTGAGAACTTCACTCTACAATGATAACTATAATTTACTTCTTTGATTTATTCTATGTCAGTCTTAGAAGTTCTGACATGTGCACTTGCACAGACGTGTGCACTTTAACTTCGCCTTCATGCACTTGCACCGAGAACTGGCAGGTTGACTTGTACAAGTACTTGTACAACCACACTTCACATCTAGTTGGAATACGTCTTTGGCAAGTGGTATCGTAGTCCAAATGGGAAGAAGTTTGTTGTCCTCTTCTTTCCACCCATGGTCAGTGGGGTTGTTGTCAGGCATTATAGacctaaatgaatgaatacataaatgcatGGTTTTTTTGTGATTATATAGTACTCAAATCCATACAGGTGCATACTTACATGTGGGCTGTTGTCCAGATGCTTGCTTGGAAGACACTCCTTTTGAGATGTAGATCCAAAGCATCCATTGTTGGGGGGATTCTTTCAACATCCCTCGTCTTCTGTGAGAATAGCCTCATTCGAAGAAGATCAACATCATTTTCCTCATTTGATTCACTGGAGTACAGCCTACAGACAAAGTTTACTGCAACTTCTTTCAGCCTTGGAGAGGTTTGGAATGGAGTCTCAATGATGGTTGCGAACTCCTCTGTCAAGTGTGGAACTTCGTGCATCAATTTGCAGCAGGATCGCTTACCCCTGAACTTGAAAGAAGATGTGCTGTCTGATCCCGTGAATGCGTGGAAGAGAGCCATGGCTTTACATGTTTCTGTGCCCAGTTTTGTGGCGAGTGTTCAGGGAGATCATTCTTGATGTCTTTCCAGTTTTGAAGCAGATCCAGATTTCTGCAGTTGCATTCAAAGCCTTGATATGATGGAAATTACTCAGCAGGATTACGACAACATGTGTCTCCAGTATAGACCATCCCAACTGATGCTGTTTGGAGGGCATGGAGAAGATGCACTAGGACACGAGTGTCAGCTTCCTCGTGGTTGCAGCGATCCATTGGAGGACTGTTTCCAACATGGTGGACGCAATCATCTGCTGTTATGTAGACATCTTTGTCATCTGGGAACTGTCCATTTGTTACAAGCGCAGTTGACAGGAATGAAAACAGTTCTGTCTTATTATCCTCATTTGCCAGAAATGCCTGCCAATCTCTTGGGACTTTGGCAGTGCCAGAGATGCGTTGTCGGGTGCCTGATCCTCGCTTTTCTCTTGTTCCTCCTTTGATTGTCAAAGCACGATACTGGTCCCAGACGATGTCCACTCGTGTTGATCTTTTCAGGTCACGTTGAACTCTTGGGCAGAACACCTTGTCGAAGTAGGACTCAAAGGTCTTCCCTTGGACAGTCGTGCCAGGCAGTGAATGGATAAGTGCTCCACCATCAATGACAATGAAATCATAAAGATCTGGTGCAACTATCTCCTCACTGTCAGATATTCCTCCACTCTTAGGATTCCCCAGGATGTAAAACAACAAATCTGATTTCGTACAGGAGTTGAGGGATCCTTCGCATGACAATGCAGGTGGGTATGGCGAAGACTCGTGGCAGAAAAAATCTTCCAAATTCCCACTCCGGCTTTCCAGCACAATGAAAGCTTTCCCATAAAGCTCTGCATGACGTTTGAAGTGCTGCATCCTCAGTTTAGCTGCTGTCTTCTTGCGTGTTTTCTTCTCATGGAACAACATCAAGTTGTTTCGCTTGATCGGAGCTGTCAGTGGTGTGTCATGTGAGTCCAGCACATTCTTTTTGAAGTTGTTGTACTGCTCTTGTCCCATTGACTCAACTTTAAGGACCGATGCTGCAGCGGCTGCAGACTCGCACACCTTGTTATCTAAAGTAACCAGGTCTTTACTGCTCTCCTCAAAGGGATTCCCATTGCTGAGCAACAGCTCCATCAGGTCTTTGGTGTGACGTTGAAAACACTGCTGTGATGCTGATCCTTCCTCGTGATGAGGACGCCATTGAGTCATCACTGTCATTTACAGTGGTAAACTCTTCCAGGACACGGCTGATTTCCGGGCCTGTCACAATCCAGCGTTCCAACATGTCCGGGTTCTCTGTGAGGCCAATTATGCCACCCACTCCTTTCACCCTTTTGTTGGCTTGCTCGTGTGCTTGGTCAATCGGCATAGCTGAAAAGCGTCGATTGCTGCGAGTTACCGTCAATGTCCCTTTTCGAACTCTGCCCGGATACTATCTGGGAGACAGTCCATGTCCTttataaagactggaagccacgggcatagttatgatggtcGAGCAAAGAACAGAGGAACAAGCTTCTGCAGGGTTGTGACCATGAGTTTGATCTTCCGTTCGCGATGTGCTCGTATGAACATGAAGATACTCTGTTGGTACTTGTACACAAGCAGCCAGAAGGAGAATGTTGGGCTCTCATGGGCAACTCTCTCAACCCAGTCCTCAAGGACCATCTCAGTTCCACTGTCCTCATAGGCTCGCTGTAGAAGGCTGTGGAGTACCACAACAGTAACTTGATGGGCATATCTTGTTCTCATTACATTGGATGCCTTCAGAAATGATGTGGCTGCTGCCACTGAATTCACTAGCCCAGCTTCTTTCAGGGCTTCAGGCCATCCTGATCCACGCAGAAGATCTCCCATGGTACTCCACAAAGCCATTTCAATGTGGAGCCCACCTAACATCACCACAAACTTGTCTTCTCCGAAGATGTCAGGGAAGGTCCACTTCATATCACGTAGGCTATATGCAGCCATATTTGTGTACGGGTATCCTAGCTATGTTTGTGCTATAGGGATATTCTGAACACCAATCTTAAATCCAGTCGAGTCATTACACAGCCTTTATTTACAATAACTTTAAAAATCATGTTTCATAGCAACTTTGAGGACATTTCCAGACTTTATCTCcaaaaaaagcataatttcgcttgtgtccatgtaatattttgggataaaagtgtatttatttttatctggtcaCCAAATGCTTGGTATACCTGTTTCTCCTTTTAATTCTGAATCCATACATACCTCATATGTTAAAATTGGATAATCTAATCAAAAGTTGTagcagtttacatattttgcggcgccccctagaggccatttttcatctgtgtgtttgacactcggactcaaATTTTTCTGTAGACCCTAAACTTCAACTTGGAAGTGAAAACCAAACTTTAACACGAATTTGAAATGACTGAGCCTTACACGACCCCACTACAGGACTTTAGCTCCCTCTAGATCTCAACTCACAATTCAGATGTGTTCATCCCAATACTTCTACTTCATTCATCTCAAAATATGGATACATATCCTGCTTTGCAGCGCATATTATCTGATGTATTAAAGCATTCACCAGTTAGTACCTGCTCACTTTGAAAAGGTTTTAAAGGCAGACTAAATGTGTCGTAATACAGCTGAGACGGACTAGTTTGGTCTCGTGCTGCAAGAACTGCACCTGTCACAAAAGAGCCGGCTGCTTATGAAATTGTTTGCCAGTCTTGAATGAGGTACCAATGTAATTCTGGCATTCGAGACACTTTCTTGTATTTGTGATTGAGGTTATCATTTCTGAGGTTCACCATCTGTCAACTTGTCGTGTTATGAACACGTCCTCGCTCTGATGAATGTGGACCGTCTCCGTATCTACTTTGCTATCTCCGAGTCAACAGGCACCTGCATTGTCCATGCCTGCTGCGGAATATGAGGTGCACAGAGATGCAAGCATTGTTAATTAATATTTAATCACTTCATTTGATTGTCTCCTGTCATTCAACTTATACACTACTTTATAAAAGGCCACTCAGAGCACGTTGTTGTTCCACCTTTCAATACCTCCCTCATCTTGATGGCCTGGATATGATACCTGATATCCGCTGCAGTGCACTAATGCATAAGCTTTCTCTTTTATTGACCAAGGCCATTTCCTGTCCGTCTAAATAGATTCACCATCTACATGCACGTACAGAATAGCAAAGATTACCTGCCAGGGTTTCACACAAAAGATTCCAATGCAATCCATATTTCTGCAATGTTTACACTCACACTTGATGATCAACAGTGAATCTGCCGTCTCTGTTAATCATCATCCTTTAGAAACAGCTTTCAGATGCTGTTTTGTGtgcaattcattttttttttatatagcccaatatcacaaattatgaatttgcctcagaggcctttacaatctgtacacatagacatccctgtcccagaacctcacatcggatcaggaaaaactcccaagaaatagaaataaaaacttTCATGCGTAAAAATAAAGCAAGacacctccaggagagcaacagaggaggatccctctccaggatggacaggtgcaatagatgtcatgtgtacaaaaggaagcattacagagttacaacacatttaatgaatatgacagaatatgAATAAttcgtagtcggcatggaccaccatccagacctccgcaatccatgagacagaaggaggtagagaggggggggggggggccatgacaggaggccggcccaccaggcaggaggcatcagacacagccagtgCCCTATGAGAAGTCACAAAGACcccagagaggaagcagagttagtaatgtgtgatggagagatgaaaattcatccataatcAATTATATATTGGATTTGGCATTTTGTACATTACATTATAGTCGAACATTTTCCAAGACATATGATACTTCTTTAGGTTGATTTCCTACCTTCCAAGCACTAGCAGGTTTCCCTTCATGCCATTGCAGTatggaaattatatatatatatgagcatCATATACTGTATAACGTTTTACACAGGTTTTGTGAAAGTGACATTGTTGAATTTACTCTCCAGTTTGAGTTTAATCTCATATCTTGTGTTCACCTCTCAGACATTGATTTTGAGGTCTTATGTTTCAGTTTCTTGTTCTTTCTTATGCCACTGAAGATGGAGCACTCGGCTAACCCTGCCTAAACACACAGAAGCTGGCAAGCCTTCATATTCATACTTGGCTGCACATCATTCTTGGCATTCTATTACTTTGCTTCTCTGCTTTAACGCTGTGCTTGGAATTAAACCACAATGCTGATGTCGGCTTATCTTTTTCTTATATTCAGCTTAACTTTGAGATATTTCATTCAAGGTCTGTGTAGAGATGTGAAGCAAAGATGCAGCGTGAGCTGACAGTGTGACACAATATTCACTTTTTTGGGGACTTTTAACTCACTCAAAATCACTCatggtaaacacacagacatcatTACACTTCCTTAACACCGTATAACCTTTGTACATCATGGGGAAGTGCTAATGGATAATTCTGCATGCTTTTTAATGCTGACAATTTGCCAAAATATGGCAATGttatacttcctgtttacagcCTTGAAGCCCTAAACGATGACCAGTGTCAGACGATGAAGGGGGATGATATTTTTCCTAAAATCCTAAAGTTTGTCAGCTTTTTAAGGTCTGGTGTATACAACTAAATATGCTTTGCAAATCTGAAATAATTTAGCCAAAGTTATACTGAAGGTGTTTTTTCGCTATCTTATTTAATCATCTTTGCGTTTAATAGGCCACAAGCTGTGTCCCTGTGGTCTTTTTTTAAGTTTGTTCAATGGCCTCAGTGGAGGGTAAGTTTATACTTTAAAGTTCATATAGGCTTCATTTTGCTATTTGTAATTCTAACAgacgtctgtgtgtctgtttccgAGGTAACAAGATTAAACGAGTGCTCAAC is part of the Pseudoliparis swirei isolate HS2019 ecotype Mariana Trench chromosome 12, NWPU_hadal_v1, whole genome shotgun sequence genome and harbors:
- the LOC130202967 gene encoding uncharacterized protein LOC130202967, which codes for MELLLSNGNPFEESSKDLVTLDNKVCESAAAAASVLKVESMGQEQYNNFKKNVLDSHDTPLTAPIKRNNLMLFHEKKTRKKTAAKLRMQHFKRHAELYGKAFIVLESRSGNLEDFFCHESSPYPPALSCEGSLNSCTKSDLLFYILGNPKSGGISDSEEIVAPDLYDFIVIDGGALIHSLPGTTVQGKTFESYFDKVFCPRVQRDLKRSTRVDIVWDQYRALTIKGGTREKRGSGTRQRISGTAKVPRDWQAFLANEDNKTELFSFLSTALVTNGQFPDDKDVYITADDCVHHVGNSPPMDRCNHEEADTRVLVHLLHALQTASVGMVYTGDTCCRNPAE